The Bradyrhizobium sp. WBAH42 genome includes a window with the following:
- a CDS encoding zinc-binding alcohol dehydrogenase family protein, whose protein sequence is MSADAKTVEARCVRLNAKAENAAALAPIVERRMLARGPNDLLIEVKAAAVNPSDVKAATGLMPYAVFPRTPGRDYAGVVIDGPTGTIGREVFGSSGDLGIRRDGTHASHLVVEADAVVEKPKTVSWEEAAGIGVPFVTAMEGFRRAGVPKSGETVLVFGVNGKVGQAAVQIATWQGARVIGVVRKAEAYEGHANAPIEVIDASVTDVAARVRELTGGKGADIVFNTVGDPYFQAAHKSLALRGRQILIAAIDCIVQFNILEFYRGQHTYVGIDTLGLSSAATGAVLRDLGPGFASGHLKPFPIKANAIYPLERAKEAYVAVAGSSRDRVILKP, encoded by the coding sequence ATGTCAGCCGATGCCAAAACCGTCGAAGCGCGCTGCGTGCGCCTCAACGCCAAAGCTGAAAATGCCGCTGCGCTTGCACCGATCGTTGAGCGCCGGATGCTCGCGCGTGGGCCGAACGATCTGCTGATCGAAGTGAAGGCCGCCGCCGTCAATCCGTCCGACGTCAAGGCTGCGACCGGGCTGATGCCCTATGCCGTGTTCCCCCGGACCCCCGGCCGCGATTACGCCGGCGTGGTGATCGACGGGCCCACCGGCACAATCGGGCGCGAAGTGTTCGGCTCCTCCGGCGATCTCGGCATCCGTCGTGACGGCACCCATGCGAGCCATCTCGTGGTCGAAGCCGATGCGGTCGTGGAGAAGCCGAAGACGGTGTCCTGGGAGGAGGCCGCCGGCATCGGCGTGCCCTTCGTCACCGCGATGGAAGGCTTTCGCCGCGCCGGCGTGCCGAAGAGCGGCGAGACTGTCCTGGTGTTCGGCGTCAACGGCAAGGTCGGCCAGGCCGCGGTGCAGATCGCGACTTGGCAGGGCGCGCGCGTCATAGGCGTGGTGCGCAAGGCGGAAGCCTATGAAGGCCACGCCAACGCGCCCATCGAGGTGATCGACGCCTCCGTCACCGACGTCGCCGCGCGCGTGCGCGAATTGACCGGCGGCAAGGGCGCCGACATCGTCTTCAACACGGTCGGCGATCCCTATTTTCAGGCCGCGCACAAGTCGCTGGCCTTGCGCGGCCGCCAGATTCTGATCGCCGCGATCGATTGCATCGTGCAGTTCAACATCCTCGAATTCTATCGCGGACAGCACACCTATGTCGGCATCGACACGCTTGGCCTGTCGTCGGCCGCAACGGGCGCGGTGCTGCGCGACCTTGGGCCGGGTTTTGCGAGCGGCCATCTGAAACCGTTTCCGATCAAGGCGAACGCGATCTATCCGCTGGAGCGCGCGAAGGAGGCGTACGTCGCCGTCGCCGGTTCTTCGCGCGACAGGGTGATACTGAAGCCGTAA
- a CDS encoding YeeE/YedE family protein, with the protein MESTQLVILAGLVIGLVYGAVGLLSGFCLMSSMRGWLAEGDGRLVRSYALAIAVAIAASQLLAGSGTVDLGKSIYLQPSFSPAVLFLGGLLFGYGMVLSNGCGSRALVLLGRGNLRSFVVVIVLAIAAQMTLKGLIAPGRIELVQATQTTVNANSLPSLLATLGLTEAAARALAAATIVVALILFAIAHPAFRRSPGQIVAGVIVGLLVAGGWLVTGYLGADDFNPVPVTSLTFVAPIADALQYAMLSTGLTLNFGIATVAGVFTGSLVTAVATRRFKLEGYSSPRHMLRSGAGAALMGIGGVMAFGCSIGQGLTGVSTLALGSFVAVAGILLGTAAGLRGALRVQPLQAAEADSRAA; encoded by the coding sequence ATGGAATCCACGCAACTTGTCATCCTCGCTGGTCTCGTCATCGGCCTCGTCTACGGCGCTGTCGGCCTGCTCAGCGGCTTCTGCCTGATGAGCAGCATGCGCGGGTGGCTGGCGGAGGGTGATGGGCGACTGGTGCGGAGCTATGCGCTGGCGATTGCGGTTGCGATCGCCGCCAGCCAGCTCCTTGCCGGCAGCGGCACGGTCGATCTCGGCAAGTCGATCTATCTGCAGCCGTCGTTTTCGCCGGCGGTGCTGTTCCTCGGCGGCCTGCTGTTCGGTTACGGCATGGTGCTGTCGAACGGCTGCGGCTCGCGGGCGCTGGTGCTGCTCGGCCGCGGCAATCTCCGCTCTTTCGTGGTCGTAATCGTGCTGGCGATCGCCGCGCAGATGACGCTCAAGGGCTTGATCGCGCCCGGGCGTATCGAGCTGGTCCAGGCGACGCAAACTACGGTCAACGCGAATTCGCTGCCGTCCTTGCTCGCGACGCTCGGACTCACCGAGGCGGCTGCGCGCGCACTGGCAGCCGCGACGATCGTCGTCGCGCTGATCCTGTTTGCTATCGCGCATCCGGCGTTCCGCCGCTCGCCCGGTCAGATCGTAGCGGGCGTCATCGTGGGCCTCCTCGTCGCCGGCGGCTGGTTGGTTACCGGCTATCTCGGTGCCGACGACTTCAATCCGGTCCCCGTGACCTCCCTTACGTTCGTCGCGCCGATCGCCGATGCCCTGCAATACGCCATGCTCTCGACCGGGCTGACGCTCAACTTCGGCATCGCGACTGTTGCCGGCGTCTTCACCGGCAGTCTGGTGACGGCAGTCGCAACTCGCCGCTTCAAGCTCGAGGGCTATTCGTCGCCACGCCACATGCTGCGCTCAGGGGCCGGCGCTGCGCTGATGGGGATCGGCGGCGTGATGGCATTCGGCTGCTCGATCGGGCAGGGGCTCACGGGCGTGTCTACGCTCGCGCTTGGCTCGTTCGTCGCGGTTGCCGGCATCCTGCTCGGCACCGCGGCAGGGCTGCGCGGTGCGCTGCGGGTTCAGCCGCTCCAGGCCGCCGAAGCCGACTCGCGGGCCGCTTGA
- a CDS encoding alpha/beta fold hydrolase, whose translation MPTERFQFTGEGGHQLAAALELPDGEPAAFALFAHCFTCGKDTLAAKRISVALAARGIAVLRFDFTGLGSSEGDFANSTFSSNVADLVRAADHLRDIRKAPSILIGHSLGGAAILAAAGQIPEARAVATIAAPSDPAHVTGLFREHLDDIRAQGEVEVSLAGRPFRIKREFLDDIAEQALMKDATGLHKALLVMHSPVDDTVGIDNATKIFVAARHPKSFVSLDHADHLLTKPADALYAADVIVAWASRYVDAAKPAKAMDLPEEPRKVVVQETRKSKFNQAITVGPHHLVADEPLAAGGADAGPGPYDFLLAGLGACTSMTMRLYADRKSLPLDRVTVTLKHSKIYAKDCAECETREGMLDQIERDIAIDGALDTEQRKKLMEIADKCPVHRTLTSEIRIVTKAVE comes from the coding sequence ATGCCGACGGAACGCTTTCAATTCACCGGCGAAGGCGGCCATCAGCTCGCGGCCGCGCTGGAGCTGCCCGACGGCGAGCCCGCGGCTTTCGCGCTGTTCGCGCACTGCTTCACCTGCGGCAAGGACACGCTGGCAGCAAAGCGGATTTCCGTGGCACTGGCGGCCAGGGGCATCGCTGTGCTGCGCTTCGACTTTACCGGGCTCGGCTCGAGCGAAGGCGATTTCGCCAATTCGACGTTCTCCTCCAACGTTGCCGACCTCGTGCGCGCAGCCGATCATCTGCGTGACATCCGCAAGGCACCCTCGATCCTGATCGGCCATAGCCTCGGTGGCGCCGCGATCCTCGCCGCCGCGGGACAGATTCCGGAGGCGAGAGCGGTGGCCACCATCGCGGCGCCCTCGGATCCCGCCCACGTCACCGGCCTGTTCAGGGAGCATCTCGACGACATCCGCGCGCAGGGCGAGGTCGAAGTCTCGCTCGCGGGACGGCCGTTCCGGATCAAGCGCGAATTCCTCGACGACATCGCCGAGCAAGCGCTGATGAAGGACGCCACCGGCCTACACAAGGCGCTGCTGGTGATGCATTCGCCCGTCGACGACACCGTCGGCATCGACAACGCGACGAAGATCTTCGTTGCGGCAAGACACCCCAAGAGCTTCGTCTCGCTCGACCATGCCGATCATCTTCTGACCAAGCCTGCCGACGCGCTCTATGCGGCCGACGTGATCGTGGCCTGGGCGAGCCGTTATGTCGATGCAGCGAAGCCCGCGAAGGCGATGGATCTACCTGAGGAGCCGCGGAAGGTCGTGGTGCAGGAGACCCGCAAGAGCAAATTCAACCAGGCCATCACGGTCGGCCCACATCATCTGGTGGCTGACGAGCCGCTCGCGGCCGGCGGCGCCGATGCCGGACCCGGCCCGTACGATTTCCTGCTCGCCGGCTTGGGTGCCTGCACCTCCATGACCATGCGCCTTTATGCCGACCGCAAGTCGCTGCCGCTCGACCGCGTCACGGTCACGCTGAAGCATTCCAAGATCTACGCCAAGGATTGTGCGGAATGCGAGACCCGCGAGGGCATGCTCGACCAAATCGAGCGCGACATCGCGATCGACGGCGCCCTCGATACCGAGCAGCGCAAGAAGCTGATGGAGATCGCCGACAAGTGCCCGGTGCACCGCACCCTGACATCGGAGATCCGCATCGTGACCAAGGCGGTGGAGTAG
- a CDS encoding sulfite oxidase-like oxidoreductase, giving the protein MTDETPSDSKLTRTKEKWAREGRFLTGKITRPEDQRLPPGQHLTKDWPVLDLGVTPPVSRERWRLDVYGAVEVPVFWSFAEFAAQKQSRFTSDIHCVTTWSRYDNEWEGLATRELLAACQPREDARFVVLHSYDGYTTNLALEDFAAEEALLAHSWSGQPLTEEHGGPVRLVVPHLYFWKSAKWLQAIEFLTEDAPGFWEVRGYHNRGDPWAEQRYSGD; this is encoded by the coding sequence ATGACCGACGAGACGCCATCCGACAGCAAGCTGACGCGCACCAAGGAGAAATGGGCGCGCGAGGGCCGCTTTCTCACCGGCAAGATCACACGGCCGGAGGATCAACGGCTTCCACCCGGGCAGCACCTCACCAAGGACTGGCCGGTGCTCGATCTCGGGGTCACCCCGCCGGTCTCGCGCGAGCGCTGGCGGCTCGACGTCTATGGCGCGGTCGAGGTGCCCGTGTTCTGGAGCTTTGCCGAGTTCGCCGCGCAGAAGCAGTCCCGGTTCACCTCGGACATCCATTGCGTCACGACCTGGTCGCGCTATGACAACGAGTGGGAAGGGCTCGCCACGCGTGAGCTGCTGGCGGCCTGCCAGCCGCGCGAGGATGCCCGCTTCGTCGTGCTGCATTCCTACGACGGTTACACCACCAACCTCGCGCTGGAGGATTTTGCCGCCGAGGAGGCGCTGCTCGCCCACAGCTGGTCCGGCCAGCCGCTGACGGAGGAGCATGGTGGCCCGGTGCGGCTGGTGGTGCCGCACCTCTATTTCTGGAAGAGCGCGAAATGGCTCCAGGCCATCGAATTCCTGACCGAGGACGCGCCGGGCTTCTGGGAAGTCCGCGGCTACCATAACCGCGGCGATCCCTGGGCCGAGCAGCGCTATTCGGGCGATTAA
- a CDS encoding cytochrome P450, translated as MSDVDQPAAHPPVTDWVHDFDHTDPQWTEDPFPIWDELRAASPVVHTKRFLGCYLPTTYEAVREIANDSEHFSSRRIIVRDVRPEITSRNAAPPITSDPPEHKPAKQLLLPPFTPDAMKKLEPRVRAICNELIDDFIAERRVDAAARYTKHIPVRAIAHMLGIPESDSDLFINWIHMILELGIRDESKLLQAVQEMTAYFGGHIEARKNKPTDDLISYLMNARDKNGNPLEDSHVMGSLRLLLIAGIDTTWSAIGSSLWHLAKTPADRERLIAEPGLIPTAVEELLRAYSPVTMAREVVKETTVSGCPVKPGNMVLLSFPAANRDPKMFPDADKVVIDRRENRHAAFGLGIHRCVGSNLARMEMQVALEEWLKRIPDFRLDPAGTVTWSQGTVRGPRQLPFLLGKAM; from the coding sequence ATGTCCGATGTCGACCAGCCCGCCGCCCATCCGCCCGTGACCGACTGGGTCCATGACTTCGACCACACCGATCCGCAATGGACGGAGGACCCCTTCCCGATCTGGGACGAGCTGCGAGCCGCAAGCCCCGTGGTGCACACGAAACGCTTCCTCGGCTGCTACCTTCCGACGACCTATGAGGCCGTGCGCGAGATCGCCAACGACTCCGAGCACTTCTCCTCACGCCGCATCATCGTCCGTGACGTGCGGCCGGAAATCACCAGCCGGAACGCGGCCCCGCCGATCACCTCCGATCCGCCCGAGCACAAGCCGGCCAAGCAATTGTTGCTGCCGCCCTTCACGCCGGACGCGATGAAGAAGCTCGAGCCGCGGGTCCGCGCTATCTGCAACGAGCTGATCGACGACTTCATCGCCGAGCGGCGAGTGGACGCTGCGGCGCGCTACACCAAGCACATTCCGGTTCGGGCGATCGCGCACATGCTCGGCATTCCCGAGAGCGACAGCGACCTTTTCATCAATTGGATCCACATGATCCTCGAGCTCGGCATCAGGGACGAGAGCAAGCTGCTCCAGGCCGTGCAGGAGATGACGGCCTATTTCGGCGGCCACATCGAAGCGCGCAAGAACAAGCCCACCGACGACCTGATCTCCTACCTGATGAACGCAAGGGACAAGAACGGCAATCCGCTCGAGGACAGCCATGTGATGGGCTCGCTGCGCCTGCTGCTGATCGCCGGCATCGACACCACCTGGAGCGCGATCGGCTCCTCGCTCTGGCATCTTGCGAAGACGCCGGCCGACCGCGAGCGGCTGATCGCCGAGCCCGGGCTGATACCGACCGCCGTGGAGGAACTGCTGCGCGCCTATTCGCCGGTGACGATGGCGCGCGAGGTGGTCAAGGAGACCACGGTGTCCGGCTGTCCGGTCAAGCCGGGCAACATGGTGCTGCTGTCGTTTCCGGCAGCCAACCGCGACCCCAAGATGTTTCCGGACGCTGACAAAGTCGTGATCGACCGGCGCGAGAATCGCCACGCCGCCTTCGGTCTCGGCATCCACCGCTGTGTCGGTTCCAACCTCGCGCGCATGGAAATGCAGGTGGCGCTGGAGGAATGGCTGAAGCGGATTCCCGACTTCCGGCTCGATCCGGCAGGCACCGTGACCTGGTCACAGGGAACGGTCCGAGGCCCACGCCAGTTGCCATTTTTGCTCGGAAAGGCGATGTAA
- a CDS encoding ferredoxin, whose translation MAERLKVHVDPDKCQGHARCKALAPELFELDEYGNAHEAGDGTVPPGLEDKAWLAKSNCPEIAIDVIEE comes from the coding sequence ATGGCAGAGCGACTGAAGGTTCACGTCGATCCGGACAAATGCCAGGGCCATGCCCGCTGCAAGGCGCTCGCGCCGGAGCTTTTCGAGCTCGACGAATACGGCAACGCGCACGAAGCCGGCGACGGCACCGTCCCGCCGGGGCTCGAGGACAAGGCCTGGCTTGCGAAGTCCAACTGTCCGGAAATCGCAATCGATGTGATCGAGGAATAA
- a CDS encoding TetR/AcrR family transcriptional regulator: MRSRPARKPEKTYHHGDLRDALIEAALHEAEQGGAEAISIKALAKKLGVSQPAPYRHFADREALLAAVTAEAFRQLSALLREAMANSSKQSKLSRLAQATLDFGLRRNGIYRLMFASRTVSCAAKGSELHAATRETFALVIEALEAPAVGYLRERQALKIWAALHGVVMLAEQGLFTGEAAHATREELVEDFVNETKAALAVAIKDARRRTKAGA, from the coding sequence ATGCGTTCACGACCAGCCCGCAAGCCCGAGAAGACCTACCACCATGGCGATCTCCGCGATGCGTTGATCGAGGCCGCGCTGCACGAGGCGGAGCAGGGCGGCGCCGAGGCGATCAGCATCAAGGCGCTTGCCAAGAAGCTCGGCGTCTCGCAGCCGGCGCCGTACCGGCATTTTGCCGACCGCGAGGCGCTGCTCGCCGCCGTCACCGCGGAAGCATTCCGGCAGCTCTCAGCGCTGTTGCGCGAAGCGATGGCAAACTCGTCGAAGCAATCGAAGCTCTCGCGGCTCGCACAGGCGACGCTCGATTTCGGTCTGCGCCGGAATGGCATTTACCGCTTGATGTTCGCCTCACGCACGGTGTCCTGCGCGGCCAAGGGCAGCGAGTTGCACGCAGCGACGCGGGAGACCTTTGCGCTCGTCATCGAAGCTTTGGAAGCGCCCGCCGTGGGTTATTTGCGCGAGCGGCAGGCGCTCAAGATCTGGGCGGCGCTGCACGGGGTGGTGATGCTGGCCGAGCAGGGCCTGTTCACCGGCGAGGCGGCGCACGCCACGCGCGAGGAGCTGGTCGAGGATTTCGTCAACGAGACCAAGGCTGCGCTTGCGGTCGCGATCAAGGATGCGCGGCGTCGGACCAAGGCCGGCGCTTAG
- a CDS encoding aspartate/glutamate racemase family protein, which yields MPTPPRIALIHALKHSIAPIEAALAQAWPEARLMNLLDDSLSADLARDGTLTDAMTERFLALGDYAAATGADGILFTCSAFGPCIEAVARAHAPMPVLKPNEAMIERAVTMGQRIGLLSTFPPTLASMPSEFPASVEVVPKLAEGALAALDHGDRTTHDRLIADASRSLRDCDVIALAQFSIAATAPLVAEATGLPVVTTPDSAVEKLMRLLKVKA from the coding sequence ATGCCGACGCCCCCTCGCATCGCCCTGATCCACGCCCTCAAGCATTCCATCGCCCCGATCGAGGCGGCGCTTGCGCAGGCGTGGCCCGAGGCGCGGCTGATGAACCTGCTCGACGACAGCCTGTCTGCAGACCTGGCCCGCGACGGCACGCTCACTGATGCCATGACCGAACGCTTCCTGGCGCTCGGCGATTACGCGGCGGCGACGGGAGCGGATGGCATCCTGTTCACCTGCTCCGCCTTCGGCCCTTGCATCGAGGCCGTCGCGCGCGCGCATGCGCCGATGCCGGTGCTCAAGCCGAACGAGGCCATGATCGAGAGGGCGGTGACCATGGGCCAGCGCATCGGCCTGCTCTCGACCTTTCCGCCGACGCTGGCATCGATGCCGTCCGAATTTCCCGCTTCGGTCGAGGTCGTGCCGAAACTTGCCGAAGGCGCACTGGCAGCGCTCGACCACGGCGACCGCACCACGCATGACCGGCTGATCGCAGACGCCTCAAGGAGCTTGCGCGATTGCGACGTCATCGCGCTGGCGCAATTCAGCATCGCCGCGACCGCGCCGCTCGTCGCGGAGGCCACGGGCCTCCCCGTCGTGACCACGCCGGACAGCGCGGTCGAGAAGCTGATGAGGCTGTTGAAGGTGAAGGCCTAA
- a CDS encoding amino acid ABC transporter substrate-binding protein: protein MRKVVIAAGLLAASTVMASAATLDTVKGRGTLVCGVSAGFAGFSAPDSQGNYKGLDVDYCRALAASVLGDPTKVRYVSLTAQNRFTALQSGEIDVLYRNSTQTYLRGVTLGLRQGPINFYDGQGFVVKKDLGVKELKDLKGATVCVAQGTTHEVTLGDYGRANGIDWKPLVFDRIDTMYQTFFGGRCDAMTQDASALAGAVTTAAPNAADYIVLPQTISKEPLGPFTRNGDEVWSDIITWLHYGLIEAEELGVTQANVDEMTKSQTPAIQRLLGASGDLGSRLGLDNKWLVTAIKAGGNYGEIFERNVGKASPLKLDRGLNGLWSKGGLMYAIPFK from the coding sequence ATGAGGAAAGTGGTTATTGCAGCGGGCCTGCTGGCGGCATCGACGGTGATGGCGTCGGCGGCGACGCTCGATACGGTGAAGGGTCGCGGCACCCTGGTGTGCGGCGTCAGCGCCGGCTTTGCCGGCTTCTCGGCACCGGACTCGCAGGGCAATTACAAGGGTCTCGACGTCGATTATTGCCGCGCGCTGGCGGCCAGCGTGCTCGGCGATCCCACCAAGGTGCGCTACGTCTCGTTGACGGCACAGAACCGCTTCACCGCCTTGCAATCGGGCGAGATCGACGTGCTCTACCGCAACTCGACGCAGACCTATTTGCGCGGCGTAACGCTCGGCCTGCGGCAGGGCCCGATCAACTTCTACGACGGCCAGGGTTTTGTCGTGAAGAAGGACCTCGGCGTGAAGGAGCTGAAGGACCTCAAGGGTGCCACCGTCTGCGTCGCGCAGGGCACCACGCACGAGGTCACGCTCGGCGATTACGGCCGCGCCAACGGCATCGACTGGAAGCCGCTGGTGTTCGACCGCATCGACACCATGTACCAGACCTTCTTCGGCGGCCGCTGTGATGCCATGACCCAGGACGCTTCCGCCCTCGCCGGCGCGGTGACCACCGCGGCGCCGAACGCGGCCGACTACATCGTGCTGCCGCAGACCATCAGCAAGGAGCCGCTCGGCCCCTTCACCCGCAACGGCGACGAGGTCTGGAGCGACATCATCACCTGGCTGCATTACGGCCTGATCGAGGCCGAGGAGCTCGGCGTCACGCAGGCCAATGTCGATGAGATGACGAAGTCGCAGACGCCCGCGATCCAGCGGCTGCTGGGCGCCAGCGGCGATCTCGGCTCGCGACTCGGGCTCGACAACAAATGGCTGGTCACGGCGATCAAGGCCGGCGGCAATTACGGCGAGATTTTCGAGCGCAATGTCGGCAAGGCGAGCCCGCTCAAGCTCGATCGCGGCCTCAACGGCCTCTGGAGCAAGGGCGGCTTGATGTACGCCATTCCGTTCAAGTAA
- a CDS encoding aspartate aminotransferase family protein: MSTRTSRVLHRSLRETPPKAIGGEGVYLFAEDGRRIIDASGGAAVSCLGHQHPRVIAAMARQASTLAYAHTAFFSSEPAEALAERLVGHEPGGLAYAYFVSGGSEAIEASIKLARQYFIERGQPQRQHFIARRQSYHGNTLGALAAGGNAWRRAPYAPLLSSAFSHVTPAFAYHEKREGESDAQFVARLAAELDAEFQRLGSDTVAAFLAEPVVGATAGAVTAPDGYFKAVREICDRHGALLILDEVMCGMGRTGTTHAWEQEGVAPDIQAIAKGLGGGYQPIGAMLASGKIIDTIRSGTGAFQHGHTYLAHPLACAAALAVQDVIRDDGLLDRVKERGKQLEQRLTERFGNHRHVGDIRGRGLFWAIELVADRASRAAFDPALKLHQKIKAEAFANGLGCYPGGGTVDGVRGDHVLLAPPYIASADEIDLIVDKLGTAVDNVLRSVNH, translated from the coding sequence ATGAGCACCCGCACCAGCCGCGTGCTGCATCGCTCGCTGCGCGAAACGCCGCCCAAGGCGATCGGCGGCGAAGGCGTTTATCTCTTCGCCGAGGACGGGCGTCGCATCATCGATGCCTCCGGCGGCGCGGCGGTCTCCTGCCTCGGCCACCAGCACCCGCGCGTGATCGCGGCGATGGCCAGGCAGGCCTCGACCCTGGCCTATGCCCACACCGCCTTCTTCTCTTCCGAGCCGGCCGAAGCGCTGGCCGAGCGGCTGGTCGGGCATGAGCCCGGCGGTCTCGCCTACGCCTATTTCGTCAGCGGCGGATCGGAGGCGATCGAAGCCAGCATCAAGCTGGCGCGGCAATATTTCATCGAGCGCGGCCAGCCGCAGCGGCAGCATTTCATCGCGCGGCGGCAGAGCTATCACGGCAACACGCTCGGCGCGCTCGCCGCCGGCGGCAATGCCTGGCGTCGCGCGCCCTATGCGCCGCTGCTGTCGAGCGCTTTCAGCCACGTCACGCCGGCGTTCGCCTATCACGAGAAGCGCGAGGGCGAGTCGGATGCGCAGTTCGTCGCGCGCCTCGCCGCCGAGCTCGACGCCGAGTTCCAGCGGCTCGGCTCCGACACCGTGGCGGCCTTCCTCGCCGAGCCCGTCGTCGGCGCCACCGCCGGCGCCGTGACCGCCCCGGACGGCTACTTCAAAGCGGTGCGCGAGATCTGCGACCGGCACGGTGCGCTGCTCATTCTCGACGAGGTCATGTGCGGCATGGGCCGCACCGGCACGACGCATGCCTGGGAGCAGGAAGGTGTCGCACCCGACATCCAGGCGATCGCAAAGGGGCTTGGCGGCGGCTACCAGCCGATCGGGGCCATGCTCGCAAGCGGCAAGATCATCGACACCATCCGTTCGGGCACGGGCGCATTTCAGCACGGCCACACTTATCTGGCACACCCCCTCGCCTGCGCCGCCGCGCTCGCGGTGCAGGATGTGATCCGCGACGACGGTCTGCTCGACCGCGTGAAGGAGCGCGGCAAGCAGCTCGAGCAGCGCCTGACGGAGCGTTTCGGCAATCACCGCCATGTCGGCGACATCAGGGGCCGAGGCCTGTTCTGGGCAATCGAGCTCGTCGCCGATCGCGCTAGCCGCGCCGCGTTCGATCCGGCGCTCAAGCTGCACCAGAAGATCAAGGCCGAAGCCTTCGCGAACGGGCTCGGCTGCTATCCGGGCGGCGGCACCGTCGATGGTGTGCGCGGCGACCACGTGCTGCTCGCACCGCCCTATATCGCCTCGGCGGACGAAATCGACCTGATCGTCGACAAGCTCGGCACGGCCGTCGACAACGTGTTGCGTAGTGTCAATCACTGA
- a CDS encoding MurR/RpiR family transcriptional regulator: MAEPAKSSPLSELRIALPSLPLRLQEVGRFVAANDYDATTRSMRDLAAEAGADPAAFTRLAKAIGYSGWDELRAALTEARRPSQTAPFSGRTRGRRHGPNADVTLVIDKLEAEAAGLPRIPAQPIAEAARALHEAKRIWIAGYRSCRSVAELLNYELRLFRPEQVQLVGTSGPDDLDLGAFRPDEAVIVIGFLPYTHASVRVAQAAHRSGATLVAIADSLAAPMAEGADHVLLFEAASSPGFFPSLTGAIAIAQSLAAVTFSLGGAAAKKRLENTEARLSAASTYVSEKG; this comes from the coding sequence ATGGCCGAGCCCGCGAAATCCTCGCCCCTGAGCGAACTGCGCATCGCATTGCCATCGCTCCCCCTGCGCTTGCAGGAGGTCGGCCGTTTCGTCGCCGCCAATGATTACGACGCCACCACACGTTCGATGCGCGATCTCGCGGCGGAAGCCGGCGCCGATCCCGCCGCGTTCACGCGGCTTGCGAAGGCGATTGGCTATTCCGGATGGGACGAGCTGCGCGCGGCGCTGACCGAGGCGCGCCGGCCATCGCAGACCGCGCCCTTCTCCGGCCGCACAAGAGGCCGCCGTCACGGGCCGAACGCCGATGTTACGCTCGTCATCGACAAGCTCGAGGCCGAGGCCGCGGGCCTTCCACGCATCCCGGCCCAGCCGATCGCGGAAGCGGCGCGCGCGCTGCACGAGGCCAAGCGGATCTGGATCGCGGGCTACCGCAGCTGCCGCAGCGTCGCGGAGCTCCTGAATTACGAGCTGCGCCTGTTCCGGCCCGAACAGGTGCAGCTCGTCGGCACGTCCGGGCCTGATGATCTCGATCTCGGCGCGTTCCGGCCCGACGAAGCCGTCATCGTCATCGGCTTCCTGCCCTACACCCATGCCAGCGTCCGCGTCGCGCAGGCCGCTCATCGCAGCGGCGCAACGCTGGTCGCGATCGCGGACAGCCTCGCGGCACCGATGGCCGAGGGCGCCGATCACGTGCTGCTGTTCGAGGCGGCCTCCTCGCCCGGCTTTTTCCCCAGCCTCACGGGCGCGATCGCGATTGCGCAGTCGCTCGCGGCGGTCACGTTCTCGCTCGGCGGCGCCGCCGCGAAGAAGCGTCTGGAAAATACCGAGGCGCGGCTCAGTGCTGCCTCCACCTACGTCTCGGAGAAAGGTTGA